A stretch of DNA from Pseudonocardia hierapolitana:
CGAGCACCGCCTGGCAGTGCGGGTTGCCCAGGCCAGCCACACCGAGGTGGCCGGGATCGCGTGCGTCGGCCACCAGTCCCGGCACGTCCGCGTGGTAGGCGGCGAGCTCGAGGGCCTCGATGCGGTCCTCGTCGGCGTCGACCACCACGAACCGCTTCCCGAGCGCGTCGAAAGCCCCACCCAGCAGCTCACCGGTCCGCCCGTATCCCGCGACGAGCAGGAACGGCTCGCGCAACCGGGACACCTTGCGCGTGAAGTGCTGCAGCGCGAGTGCCTGCCGGAATGCCCGGTCCTGAACGAGCGCGAGGAGCGACCCGATGGCGTACGCCCATCCGATCACCGTCAGGTAAATCGAGACCGTCACCCATAGCCGCTGCGCGTCGGTGAACGCGTGGGGCAGCTCGCCGAACCCGATCGTCGAGGCCGTGTAGCTCATGAAGTAGAAGGCGTCGAAGACGGACATCCGCCACGGCTGGCCGTCCGCGGTCCGGCCGGGGACGAGGGTCAGGCCGAGGACGCTGATCGCGAAGATCGTGATGAGGACGATCAACGGTGCCCGCATCCGGCGCATGATCAGGAAGATCGTCGCCGACGCCTGCACGGCGGATGCGACAGGGATCCGCCTGCCCAGCCGGTGGGGGAGGTCGGCTTCCCGGCCGAACAGTCGGAACCAGAACGCGAGGAGTGGATTGCTCACCTCGCCCCCTATCTAACGACGGTGGAACGAGACGGTCTCCACGACGAGCAGCACCACCGACACGACATTGGCGAACAGCGCCCCGCCCGAGAGGGACACCACGCTCGCCATCATCGCCGGGGTGAGGCCCTCGCTGGAGATGTGCGCCGCGTACGTCCAGACGAACGCGGCGGCGATCAGCTGCAGGTCCGCCACCAGGCTCGTCGCCAGGTGAACGGCGCCGATCTGGGTGCGGTCGCCGAACTTCAACACCGTCGCGATGAGACTCACCACGACGGCTGCGAACAGCTCGTAGACGTTGTGCAGCGCGGGGTCGGCGATGTCGCCGATGAAGAAGCCGAAGTTGAGCGTGGCCGCGAGCAGCACGAAGAAGCCGAACACGACCTTCTCGAGGTTCACGGTCCCCGCTCGCCGTGGTGGCGTGTCCGCGAACGCCCGCCCGCGCGCCTCGGCGCACAACCTGCCGCTGAAATGCCGTTCACATCGGATTGCGGTCGAACAGCCGGACCGGACGGCTCAGACATCCTTTGCGGCGACGTGGGTGACCGGCAAGTGGAACTTGCGCCCGAGGCGCGCGGGCAGATCCTGGTGCAACCAGCGAGACAGGCGCACCGGGAGCGTCGACACGATGATCTCGTCGAACTCCTGCCTCCCGAGGGCGTCCTCGACCGCGCGCATCGGATCCGGGTCACACACCTCGCCACCAGCGGTGGCGCCGGCGGCGGCCAGCTCCTTCAGGGTCGCCTGGAGCTTGGCCTGCGCCAGCCGGCGAGCTTCCCCGGGTGGCCGCGGAGATCGTCGGGACCCCGCCGACGACCGGCATCGGCGGCAGCGCGGCGATCGACGCCAGGTCGCTCACCGGGGTTGCGGGCACCACGAGCCAGAACTCAGCAGGGCCATGGGCGACGCGCTCACTGATGAGATCCCTGAGTTCCTGGCTGCCGAGCGTCTGGTTCGCGACGACGAGATAGCGGTGCATGACGCCTCCGGGCAGGTTGTCGGGTGCGCCTGCCGCGGCGACCGCGGGACCGGCACCGGACTGGAGCACGGTACCGCTCATCACCCGACAAGAGAACGGGTGCGGACCGGCGGCGGCCGCCAGGAAGGCAGCGGGGCACGCCCGGTGAGCCGGACCGCCGAACATCTCCCGAAGGAATCTCCGAATCGGCGTCGGTCGCGTGGGGCGGGTGTAGAAATGCCCCATGGACGAGAAGGATCGGCCACTCTTCCTCGTGGTCAATATCAAACCAAGACTGAGCCGAATGGCGGAAGCCGAGGCGCAACTGCAGTCCCTCGAGTCGATCCCTTACGGCACATAAGGACGCGGCGATGCCCGATTCTCGTCCCTTGCTCCAGAGCCGACGCTGATCGATGGCCTTGGTGCCGTGCTCGGGATCAGTCCGGCGCTCATCGTGATCGTGTTGGCACCCGTTGTCGCCGATTCGCCGCGGCTGGTTCTGCTCTACCAAAGGCGGCTTCGGCGCCGCTCCGCGATGCCCTGCGGCTCCCTGATGCCGAGACTGCCCGGATCGCAAAGGTAGCGAGAGCCATGGGCCGGCGTCCGCGGCAGGGTTTGAACCTACGACCGCTCGGGTGTAAAGCGAGGGTGCACGTTCGACTAGACGAGTAAGTCCTAACGGCGTGCCGGCGGTGAACATGGCAGGAGGGTGTTGAAGGAGCCTGTCAGATGGGTTTGTGTAACAAGATCCTCTTGAGTTGAGGAGGAGTACACATATGACCATTACCGGTGATCCACGGGCTGGCCATCCTCTCGGCGCTGACGATGATGGCGCGCCGGTGACCGCGCGGGACGCGGTGAACAGCATGTTCGAACACGTCACCGCGAGCCGACCCCGACCGAGGGCCGGGCCTCGAGCGCCGACGCGCGACACCCAGCAAGAATTGTGGATCGGCTGTCGCGGCTCGAGTGAGGCCGCTGCTGGGTGACTCGCCGTGACCTGTACCGGTCACCGACGGTGGTGGGCCTCCATTCCCCCGCGGTCAAGCCGGCACTCCAGGTCGGTTGGTCCGGGCGGGCCTTGCCGCATCAGTGGGACGGGCATCGTCCGCCGCAGCGGAGCTTCGGCGGCGCAACGCCGGGGCCACAGCCCGCTGCGCGGCGAACAGCGCCAACCCGGTCGCCGAGCACGCCACCCACAGCGCGGTTCGCCCAGCGTGGTCGAGCAGCACGGTGCCGAGCAGCGGCCCCAGCACGGCGCCCACGCTCCACGTGGCGGAGGCGACGCCCATGTATCGGCCGCGCAGGTCGGCCGGTGCGAGGTCGGCAAAGGCGGCGCCGAACATGACGGAGACGCCGATCTGGCCGAGGGTCCACACGAGGATCGACCCGGCATGGCCGGCGCCGCTCTGCACGACAGCGCCGAGTCCGCCGCCGATGCCGACCAGCAGCATCGAAACCGCCAGAACCGAGGCCGTGTCGCGGCCGTCGAGCAGCCGTACGGCAACCGGTTGGACGACGACGATCACGATCCCGTTCAGGGCGAGCACCGCACCGTATGTCCCTGGACCGTAGCCGTCACCGGCCATGACGAGCGGGAGCGTCGAGAACGTCTGCAGGAACATCGT
This window harbors:
- a CDS encoding DUF6394 family protein, giving the protein MNLEKVVFGFFVLLAATLNFGFFIGDIADPALHNVYELFAAVVVSLIATVLKFGDRTQIGAVHLATSLVADLQLIAAAFVWTYAAHISSEGLTPAMMASVVSLSGGALFANVVSVVLLVVETVSFHRR